A region of Cyanobium sp. ATX 6F1 DNA encodes the following proteins:
- a CDS encoding pyridoxal phosphate-dependent decarboxylase family protein, which yields MAVTPQLEPNGDPLPFADPAQRDPALEAFLAQASALLCRWLATANQRPPLPALSVMPVVEPEAQGLGCDRLLGDLQLVMEGAYNANHPGAIAHLDPPPLGASVVAELICAGLNNNLLAEELSPSLTHLERNLCSWLARRLGLGESSGGVLASGGSLSNLTALVTARHSRGLAHDPRAVVLTSADAHVSFQKAITVMGLPPEALISVPTDRLGRLDLERVGERLAELRRLGRPVIALVATAGTTVRGAVDPLAELAALCHSAGIWLHVDGAIGAVCALSERHRHRVDGLGRADSITVNPQKLLGITKTSSALLLRQPDQLLSAFGTGLPYMEPSWGEAHGGECGLQGTRSGEVLKLWLGLRQLGLSGIEAVIDGAIERRRLLERRLQPLELELLGGPLHLLAFTPIGIDRDQAERWSLRTRQRLLEDQLMLSRPLYRGRHHLKAVLGNPHTQELHLNSVAKVVAASLIDPELKR from the coding sequence TTGGCCGTCACGCCCCAGCTGGAGCCGAACGGCGACCCGCTTCCCTTTGCCGACCCGGCCCAACGGGATCCGGCCCTGGAAGCCTTCCTTGCCCAGGCTTCCGCTCTGCTCTGTCGCTGGTTGGCCACGGCGAATCAGCGGCCTCCTCTGCCGGCCCTCAGTGTGATGCCGGTGGTGGAACCGGAGGCCCAGGGCCTTGGCTGCGACCGGCTGCTGGGCGATCTGCAGCTGGTGATGGAGGGGGCCTATAACGCCAACCATCCCGGCGCCATCGCTCACCTTGATCCGCCGCCCCTGGGCGCCTCGGTGGTGGCGGAGCTGATCTGTGCCGGGCTGAACAACAACCTGCTGGCCGAAGAGCTCTCCCCCAGCCTCACGCACCTGGAGCGCAATCTGTGTTCCTGGCTGGCCCGCCGCCTGGGCCTCGGTGAGAGCAGCGGCGGCGTGCTGGCCAGTGGCGGCAGCCTCAGCAATCTCACCGCCCTGGTGACGGCGCGGCACAGCCGCGGTCTGGCCCACGACCCCCGGGCGGTGGTGCTGACCAGCGCCGACGCCCACGTGTCGTTCCAGAAGGCGATCACGGTGATGGGTCTGCCTCCCGAGGCTCTGATCAGCGTTCCAACGGATCGGTTGGGGCGCCTCGATCTCGAGCGCGTCGGCGAGCGGCTGGCGGAATTGAGGCGCTTGGGTCGTCCGGTGATCGCCCTGGTGGCCACGGCCGGCACCACCGTGCGTGGGGCGGTGGATCCGCTCGCTGAGCTGGCCGCGCTCTGCCACTCGGCTGGGATCTGGCTGCATGTGGATGGAGCGATCGGCGCGGTCTGCGCCCTGAGCGAGCGCCACCGCCATCGGGTCGATGGCCTGGGGAGGGCCGATTCGATCACGGTCAATCCCCAGAAGCTGCTCGGGATCACCAAAACATCTTCGGCGCTGCTGCTGCGGCAGCCGGATCAGCTGCTATCGGCCTTCGGCACCGGTTTGCCCTACATGGAACCCAGCTGGGGCGAGGCCCACGGCGGTGAATGCGGCCTGCAGGGCACCCGCTCGGGGGAAGTTCTCAAGCTCTGGCTTGGACTGCGTCAGTTGGGCCTGTCGGGAATCGAGGCGGTGATCGACGGTGCGATCGAACGCCGGCGCCTGTTGGAGCGCAGGCTCCAACCCCTGGAGCTGGAGCTGTTGGGTGGCCCCTTGCATCTGCTGGCCTTCACGCCCATCGGTATCGACCGCGATCAGGCGGAGCGTTGGTCCCTGCGCACCCGTCAGCGGTTGCTGGAGGATCAGCTGATGCTCTCGCGTCCCCTCTACCGCGGCCGCCACCACCTCAAGGCCGTGCTGGGCAACCCCCACACCCAGGAGCTGCACCTCAACAGCGTGGCGAAGGTTGTGGCGGCCTCCCTGATCGATCCAGAGCTGAAGCGATGA
- a CDS encoding nucleoside deaminase gives MAPAAFEFKPCPMDEPLQWLWMARLTRLAARIGERGEIPVAAVILDGRGLALAWGSNRRESQADPLGHAELVALQRAARLRGDWRFNDCTLLVTLEPCPMCAGALVQARMGRVVFGARDAKRGALGSCLDLSTDSSAHHHMEVVPEVDAAANSQLLEDWFRRRRRQRRETQP, from the coding sequence ATGGCCCCCGCAGCGTTCGAGTTCAAGCCATGCCCCATGGATGAACCGCTGCAGTGGCTCTGGATGGCCCGGCTGACGCGACTGGCGGCTCGCATTGGTGAGCGCGGGGAAATCCCGGTGGCGGCGGTGATCCTCGATGGCCGTGGCCTCGCCCTGGCCTGGGGCAGCAACCGCCGTGAGAGCCAGGCTGATCCCCTTGGCCACGCTGAACTGGTGGCCCTGCAGCGGGCCGCAAGGCTGCGGGGTGACTGGCGTTTCAACGACTGCACCCTGCTGGTGACGCTGGAGCCCTGCCCGATGTGCGCCGGGGCCCTGGTGCAGGCGCGCATGGGCCGGGTGGTCTTCGGTGCCCGTGATGCCAAACGCGGGGCCCTGGGCAGCTGCCTGGATCTCTCCACCGACTCCAGCGCCCATCACCACATGGAGGTGGTGCCGGAGGTGGACGCCGCGGCGAACAGCCAGCTGCTCGAGGACTGGTTCAGGCGGCGACGGCGGCAACGGAGGGAGACGCAGCCCTGA
- a CDS encoding pyridoxal-phosphate-dependent aminotransferase family protein: MALPSSSAPVSDRHRQRLAPIATPDRLLLGPGPSNAHPTVLAALSRHPIGHLDPLYIELMGEVQELLRYAWQTDNRLTIPMSGTGSAAMEATLANMVEPGDKVLVAVMGYFGLRLVDMAERYRAEVHTIERPWGEAFSLAEIEAALEQHKPAILALVHAETSTGVLQPMEGIGELCRRHGTLLILDTVTSLGAVPIHLDAWGVDLAYSCSQKGLSCPPGLGPFTMGPRAEAKLSARSGKVPNWYLDVSLLNQYWGSNRVYHHTAPVNMNFGMREALRLLADEGIENAWARHRRNAERLWAGLERLGLELHVPEPLRLPTLTTVCIPEGVDGKAFSLHLLNKHGIEVGGGLGALAGKVWRIGLMGYNSTPDNVDRLLDLLEKELPAFRAASPSVAAVAA; the protein is encoded by the coding sequence TTGGCCCTCCCCTCCTCTTCCGCCCCCGTGAGCGATCGTCACAGGCAGCGACTGGCCCCCATCGCCACGCCGGACCGTCTGCTGCTGGGACCAGGCCCCTCCAACGCCCATCCCACCGTGCTGGCGGCCCTCTCGCGCCACCCGATCGGGCACCTCGATCCTCTCTACATCGAGCTGATGGGTGAGGTGCAGGAACTACTGCGCTACGCCTGGCAGACCGACAACCGGCTGACGATTCCGATGAGCGGCACCGGCAGCGCCGCCATGGAGGCGACCCTCGCCAACATGGTGGAGCCGGGCGACAAGGTGCTGGTCGCCGTCATGGGCTACTTCGGCCTGCGCCTGGTGGACATGGCTGAGCGCTACCGGGCCGAGGTGCACACGATCGAGCGCCCCTGGGGTGAAGCCTTCAGCCTCGCTGAAATCGAAGCGGCCCTCGAGCAACACAAGCCCGCGATCCTGGCGCTGGTTCACGCTGAAACATCCACCGGCGTGCTGCAGCCCATGGAGGGCATCGGTGAGCTTTGCCGCCGACACGGCACCCTGCTGATTCTCGATACGGTCACCTCCCTGGGGGCGGTGCCCATTCACCTGGATGCGTGGGGTGTGGACCTGGCCTACAGCTGCAGCCAGAAGGGGCTCAGCTGCCCGCCCGGTCTGGGCCCTTTCACCATGGGTCCCCGGGCCGAGGCCAAGCTCAGCGCCCGCAGCGGCAAGGTGCCCAACTGGTATCTGGATGTCTCCCTGCTGAATCAATATTGGGGCAGCAACCGGGTGTACCACCACACCGCCCCGGTGAACATGAATTTCGGCATGCGCGAGGCCCTGCGTCTGCTGGCCGATGAGGGCATCGAGAACGCCTGGGCCCGCCACCGCCGCAACGCCGAGCGCCTCTGGGCGGGTCTGGAGCGTCTGGGTCTTGAGCTGCATGTTCCCGAACCGCTTCGCCTGCCCACCCTCACCACCGTCTGCATCCCTGAAGGCGTCGATGGAAAGGCTTTCAGCCTGCACCTGCTGAACAAGCACGGCATCGAAGTGGGTGGCGGTCTGGGCGCCCTGGCCGGCAAGGTCTGGCGCATCGGTCTGATGGGCTACAACAGCACGCCTGACAACGTCGATCGGCTGCTTGATCTGCTTGAGAAGGAACTGCCGGCCTTCAGGGCTGCGTCTCCCTCCGTTGCCGCCGTCGCCGCCTGA
- a CDS encoding allophycocyanin subunit beta — translation MRDAITGLIGRYDQLGRYFDRDALERASSYFAEAELRLAAAELINREAGEIVREASQRLFAQDPELLLPGGNAYTTRRWAACLRDLDYFLRYASYALVADDPQILDERVLNGLDDTYKSLGVPTGPTVRGLTLLGDVVIELLAEAGFPPSALVRVPFDHMAKGLAATNVRAR, via the coding sequence ATGCGTGATGCCATCACGGGCCTGATCGGCCGCTACGACCAGCTGGGGCGCTACTTCGATCGCGACGCCCTTGAGCGGGCCTCCAGTTACTTCGCAGAAGCGGAGCTACGCCTGGCCGCCGCCGAGCTGATCAACCGTGAGGCCGGTGAAATCGTGCGCGAGGCCAGCCAACGGCTGTTCGCCCAGGACCCTGAATTGCTGCTTCCCGGAGGCAACGCCTACACAACCCGCCGCTGGGCGGCCTGTCTGCGCGACCTCGACTACTTCCTGCGCTACGCCAGCTACGCCCTGGTGGCCGACGACCCCCAGATCCTCGATGAGCGCGTGCTCAACGGTCTCGATGACACTTACAAGAGTCTGGGGGTGCCCACCGGCCCGACCGTGCGCGGCCTGACCCTGCTGGGAGATGTGGTGATCGAACTGTTGGCGGAGGCCGGCTTCCCCCCGTCGGCCCTGGTGCGGGTTCCCTTCGATCACATGGCCAAGGGTCTGGCGGCGACGAACGTCCGCGCCCGCTGA
- the glnA gene encoding type I glutamate--ammonia ligase, whose translation MAQSAQDVLRQIKEEEIELIDLKFADLHGKWQHLTVHADLIAAESFSEGVAFDGSSIRGWKSINESDMAMVPDPATAWIDPFYRHKTLSLICSIKEPRSGQPYGRCPRSLAQKALEHLRSSGLADTAFFGPEPEFFLFDDVRFNSSEGGCFYSVDSIEAPWNRGRLEEGGNLAYKNNFKEGYFPVAPNDIFQDIRSEMLLTLAQLGVPIEKHHHEVAAAGQQELGIRFAELLSAADNVLIYKYVVRNVARKYGKSATFMPKPVFADNGSGMHVHQSLWKGGQPLFFGEGTYANLSQTARWYIGGLLKHAPSFLAFTNPTTNSYKRLVPGFEAPVNLVYSQGNRSAAIRIPLTGPSPRAKRLEFRSGDALANPYLAFSAMLLAGLDGIKNQIDPGPGTDVDLFELSADELARISTVPASLGGALEALDADKDYLLAGGVFSEDFISNWIALKYEEVQQLRQRPHPHEFSLYYDA comes from the coding sequence ATGGCCCAGTCAGCCCAGGACGTTCTCCGCCAGATCAAGGAGGAGGAGATCGAACTGATCGATCTGAAGTTCGCCGATCTGCACGGCAAGTGGCAGCACCTCACCGTCCATGCCGATCTAATCGCGGCGGAGTCCTTCAGCGAGGGCGTGGCCTTCGACGGCTCGTCAATCCGCGGCTGGAAGTCGATCAACGAATCGGACATGGCGATGGTGCCTGATCCCGCCACCGCCTGGATTGATCCCTTCTATCGCCACAAGACCCTCAGCCTGATCTGCTCGATCAAGGAACCCCGCAGTGGCCAGCCCTATGGACGCTGTCCCCGTTCCCTGGCCCAGAAGGCGCTTGAGCACCTGCGCAGCAGCGGCCTTGCCGACACCGCCTTCTTCGGCCCGGAACCGGAGTTTTTCCTATTCGACGACGTCCGTTTCAACTCCAGCGAGGGGGGGTGCTTCTACAGCGTCGATTCGATCGAGGCGCCCTGGAACAGGGGGCGCCTGGAAGAGGGCGGGAACCTGGCCTACAAGAACAACTTCAAGGAGGGCTACTTCCCCGTCGCCCCCAACGACATCTTCCAGGACATCCGCAGCGAGATGCTGCTCACCCTCGCTCAGCTGGGCGTGCCGATCGAGAAGCACCACCACGAAGTTGCCGCCGCAGGGCAACAGGAGCTGGGGATCAGGTTCGCCGAGCTGCTCAGCGCGGCGGACAACGTTCTCATTTACAAATACGTTGTTCGAAACGTGGCGCGAAAATATGGCAAGAGCGCCACGTTCATGCCCAAGCCCGTGTTCGCCGACAACGGCAGCGGCATGCATGTGCACCAGAGCCTCTGGAAGGGAGGTCAGCCGTTGTTCTTCGGTGAGGGCACCTATGCCAACCTCTCCCAGACCGCCCGCTGGTACATCGGCGGCCTGCTCAAGCACGCCCCCAGCTTCCTGGCCTTCACCAACCCCACCACCAACAGCTACAAGCGGCTGGTACCGGGCTTTGAAGCGCCGGTCAATCTGGTCTATTCCCAGGGCAACCGCTCCGCCGCCATCCGCATTCCGCTGACCGGGCCCAGCCCAAGGGCCAAGCGCCTGGAATTCCGCTCCGGCGATGCCCTGGCGAACCCCTATCTGGCCTTCAGCGCCATGCTTCTGGCGGGGCTCGATGGCATCAAGAATCAGATCGATCCCGGCCCTGGCACCGATGTGGATCTGTTCGAGCTTTCCGCCGATGAGCTGGCCAGGATCTCCACGGTTCCCGCTTCCCTAGGCGGCGCCCTTGAAGCCCTTGATGCGGACAAGGACTACCTGTTGGCCGGTGGAGTGTTCAGCGAGGACTTCATCAGCAACTGGATCGCCCTCAAGTATGAGGAGGTGCAGCAACTGCGCCAGCGGCCCCACCCCCACGAGTTCAGCCTCTACTACGACGCCTGA